One genomic window of Paenibacillus xylanilyticus includes the following:
- a CDS encoding glycoside hydrolase family 43 protein: MNMITNPILPGFHPDPSICRAGEDYYIATSTFEWFPGVRIHHSRDLIHWRPITSPLTRSTQLNMEGNINSGGVWAPCLSYDNGVFYLIYTDVKSRIGAFKDTHNYLVTATDIEGPWSEPVFLNSSGFDPSLFHDEDGRKWLVNMIWDHRKGKNRFAGIVLQEYSVEDQKLIGSAVNIFKGTELGLTEAPHLHKYKDYYYLITAEGGTGYEHAVTVARSRSLQGPYEVDPANPILTSYGRPDLDLQKAGHGSLVETHTGEWYMAHLVGRPVHEKFCILGRETALQPCTWSDEGWLKLSNGGRYPEVSVPAPKISSVPFEPVPEMDHFDQSELRNDWNTLRIPPDPSWLSLTERPGYLRLRGMESMSSTHRQSMVARRLQDFRCEAETCLEFAPDHPQQMAGLILYYDTKDYLYLRVTYHEEKGTCLGILQSRYGLYDELLEDIPLKSVSRIRLKVVYEYDRACFYYACDDDPSWYPAGGWLDVTHLSDESPEYIRFTGTYIGLCVQDLGGTRKHADFDYFLYKKTNNETT, translated from the coding sequence ATGAATATGATTACCAACCCCATTCTTCCCGGTTTCCATCCCGATCCGTCCATATGCAGGGCGGGGGAAGATTATTATATCGCTACTTCCACCTTCGAATGGTTCCCGGGTGTACGAATTCACCATTCCCGGGACCTGATTCATTGGCGGCCGATAACTTCTCCGCTGACCCGCAGCACTCAGTTGAACATGGAAGGAAATATCAATTCCGGAGGGGTATGGGCGCCATGCCTTAGTTACGACAATGGTGTATTTTACCTGATCTACACAGATGTCAAAAGCCGTATAGGGGCTTTCAAAGATACTCACAATTACCTTGTGACCGCAACAGATATTGAAGGACCATGGTCCGAACCGGTTTTTCTGAACAGCAGCGGCTTCGATCCTTCCTTGTTTCACGATGAAGATGGTCGCAAGTGGCTGGTTAACATGATCTGGGATCATCGGAAGGGCAAAAATCGATTTGCAGGCATCGTACTGCAGGAATACTCTGTTGAGGACCAAAAGCTGATCGGATCTGCCGTTAACATTTTTAAGGGAACAGAACTGGGGCTGACAGAAGCGCCTCATCTACATAAATACAAAGACTATTATTACTTGATTACGGCTGAAGGCGGTACGGGTTATGAACATGCCGTTACGGTTGCCCGCTCTCGTTCCCTGCAAGGCCCTTATGAGGTGGACCCTGCTAATCCAATTCTCACTTCATACGGCAGACCGGATTTAGATCTGCAGAAGGCTGGTCACGGCAGTCTGGTCGAAACTCACACGGGTGAATGGTATATGGCTCATCTGGTCGGAAGGCCAGTTCATGAGAAATTTTGCATCCTGGGACGTGAGACTGCTCTTCAACCGTGTACCTGGAGCGATGAAGGCTGGCTGAAGCTTTCAAACGGTGGTCGGTATCCGGAGGTTTCGGTGCCTGCACCGAAAATCTCGTCGGTTCCATTTGAACCGGTACCGGAAATGGACCATTTCGATCAATCAGAGCTCCGGAACGATTGGAATACCCTCCGAATTCCACCCGATCCATCTTGGCTCAGCCTGACGGAACGTCCAGGTTACTTGCGCTTGCGCGGGATGGAGTCCATGAGCTCGACACACAGACAAAGCATGGTCGCCCGGAGGCTTCAGGATTTCAGGTGTGAAGCTGAAACTTGCCTGGAATTTGCCCCGGACCATCCACAGCAAATGGCAGGGCTAATACTGTACTATGATACCAAAGACTATCTCTATTTACGGGTCACCTATCATGAAGAGAAGGGAACGTGCTTGGGAATTCTTCAGTCGAGATACGGATTATACGATGAACTGTTGGAGGATATTCCATTGAAATCAGTGAGTCGGATTCGGTTGAAGGTGGTGTATGAGTACGACCGTGCCTGCTTTTACTATGCATGCGATGATGACCCATCCTGGTATCCTGCAGGTGGATGGTTGGATGTCACACATCTGTCCGATGAATCTCCGGAATACATCCGGTTTACAGGAACTTATATTGGTCTCTGTGTGCAGGATCTTGGCGGTACCCGCAAGCATGCTGATTTTGATTACTTTTTATATAAGAAAACAAACAACGAAACGACATAA
- a CDS encoding ABC transporter ATP-binding protein: MNPTRTEIIEILFKSKRTIFLILLFNISASVVSIAQPLLFKDLFDSILLGKQIGKAALYIVLLMLIPIVFAALNGVTSYYNNELGNHLSKNLRLRLFSQLLQTRPRNVDRIGRGEVINRITSQVGVLCEIYVVDTIMSIVSNGILLIATLWIMLSMSVELTLVAMISFPVFMYGFKRFRNKTERLDKHYYDILEKGIRYLNDLFHNLKAVHMSNGHQAEKKRWSNWNDEAWKVSKQSRVFHHMIINLVADTVISLVTGIIYGYSLYLILNGQISPGTLLAFIVILPRLYGIFKTLFTLNIDMSRMKVIVDNLNEIIELEKTKSGAEVPDYTRIPRLQLRNVSYRYATEDSFGISNFNLNIEPGDFVGIVGLSGSGKSTIFELIHRYIEPDEGEILLDGVSIKELDIHELRKYVGYSPQKGWLWNKSIIENIIYPLEKEEMDEESWFRFNSAVEMAHVQSFVQAMPEQYDKKVESHGDNLSGGEIQRILLARAFMNESRILMLDEYTSALDAMTESDLNDTLLNLKGKQTILVIAHRLSTVKNADYILVIEKGRIVEQGSPIDLQLQKGVYYKMVEKQKL; this comes from the coding sequence ATGAATCCAACTCGGACAGAGATTATTGAGATATTGTTTAAAAGTAAAAGAACGATTTTTTTAATTTTATTGTTCAATATCTCAGCTTCAGTAGTCTCCATCGCTCAACCGCTCCTTTTTAAAGATTTATTTGACAGTATCCTACTAGGAAAGCAAATCGGGAAGGCTGCACTCTATATTGTGCTGCTTATGCTCATTCCCATTGTATTTGCCGCTTTGAACGGCGTTACCTCATATTATAACAATGAGTTGGGGAATCATTTATCCAAGAACCTTCGCCTCCGCCTGTTTTCTCAATTACTGCAGACCCGACCAAGAAATGTGGATAGGATCGGAAGGGGAGAAGTTATTAACCGGATTACCTCACAAGTGGGGGTATTATGTGAAATTTATGTGGTAGACACCATCATGTCGATCGTATCAAATGGCATATTGTTAATCGCTACTTTGTGGATTATGCTCTCTATGAGTGTTGAACTAACGTTAGTTGCAATGATTTCATTTCCTGTGTTTATGTATGGCTTCAAGCGTTTCAGAAACAAGACGGAGAGGCTGGATAAGCATTATTATGACATTTTGGAAAAGGGAATACGTTATTTGAATGATCTTTTTCACAATCTAAAAGCGGTACATATGTCTAACGGGCATCAGGCGGAGAAAAAGAGGTGGAGCAACTGGAATGACGAAGCCTGGAAGGTTTCAAAGCAGTCCAGGGTTTTCCATCATATGATCATAAACCTTGTTGCTGACACGGTTATTTCTTTGGTTACAGGTATCATTTATGGCTATAGTCTGTACCTGATTCTGAACGGTCAAATTTCACCAGGTACGTTGCTGGCATTTATTGTTATACTTCCAAGGTTATATGGCATATTCAAGACGCTTTTTACGTTAAATATCGATATGAGCCGTATGAAAGTGATCGTGGATAACTTAAATGAAATAATTGAATTAGAAAAGACCAAATCAGGAGCTGAAGTTCCGGATTATACCCGAATCCCGCGCCTTCAGTTGAGAAATGTATCGTATCGTTATGCCACCGAGGACTCCTTCGGTATTTCCAACTTCAATTTGAATATTGAACCAGGAGATTTCGTCGGTATTGTTGGATTAAGTGGCTCAGGGAAATCTACTATCTTTGAACTTATCCACAGGTACATAGAGCCAGATGAAGGGGAGATCTTACTGGACGGAGTCTCAATTAAAGAACTGGATATACATGAATTAAGAAAATATGTTGGCTACTCTCCGCAAAAGGGATGGCTGTGGAACAAGTCTATTATAGAAAACATTATTTATCCGCTGGAAAAAGAAGAAATGGATGAAGAATCTTGGTTCAGGTTTAATAGTGCTGTTGAAATGGCTCATGTTCAATCATTTGTTCAAGCCATGCCTGAGCAATATGACAAGAAGGTGGAGAGCCACGGAGACAATCTTTCTGGTGGAGAAATCCAACGAATTTTATTAGCCAGGGCATTCATGAATGAATCTCGAATCCTGATGCTGGATGAGTACACCTCTGCTCTGGATGCTATGACGGAGAGTGACTTGAATGATACCTTGTTGA
- a CDS encoding carbohydrate-binding protein — protein MNLKKSVHVLLACLTALPLMLTPTHVSAASDANINLSSEKQLIKGFGGINHPAWIGDLTAAQRETAFGNGANQLGFSILRIYVDENPNNWYREVATAKRAIEQGAIVFASPWNPPSDMVETFNRNGDTNAKRLRYDKYAAYAQHLNDFVSYMKNNGVDLYAISVQNEPDYAHEWTWWTPQEILRFMKENAGSIQNTKVMAPESFQYLKNMSDPILNDPQALANMDILGAHTYGTQFKDFAYPLFKQKGAGKELWMTEVYYPNSDNNSSDRWPEALDVSYHMHNAMVEGDFQAYVWWYIRRQYGPMNEDGSISKRGYNMAHFSKFVRPGYYRVDATKNPDTNTFVSAYKGDNKAVIVAINRGTSAVSQKFVLQNGNASTVSSWVTDSSRNLASGAPITVSGGAFTAQLPAQSVTTFVANITGGSVTPGSGTTYEAETGTTLTDAVIETLYPGYTGTGYVNFNAYTGSAIQWNAINNTITGTKNVKFRYAQESGTRNLDIFVNGTKVISNEPFPATGSWSTWSEKTIQVPMNAGTNTIKVVTTGTEGPNIDNINVTAVQ, from the coding sequence ATGAATTTAAAAAAATCGGTTCATGTCCTGTTGGCCTGTTTAACAGCCCTGCCTCTCATGTTAACGCCGACACACGTATCAGCAGCAAGTGATGCCAACATTAATTTGTCCTCCGAAAAACAGCTTATCAAGGGGTTTGGAGGTATTAACCACCCAGCCTGGATTGGCGACTTGACGGCAGCTCAGCGTGAAACCGCCTTTGGCAACGGAGCGAACCAGCTGGGTTTTTCCATACTAAGAATCTATGTCGATGAAAATCCAAACAACTGGTACAGGGAGGTGGCTACTGCCAAAAGAGCCATAGAGCAAGGTGCCATCGTATTCGCTTCTCCCTGGAATCCACCAAGCGACATGGTCGAAACCTTCAATCGGAACGGGGATACGAACGCCAAACGATTGAGATACGACAAATATGCTGCGTACGCGCAGCATCTGAACGACTTTGTCAGTTATATGAAAAATAACGGTGTGGATCTGTATGCCATTTCGGTACAAAATGAGCCGGATTATGCCCATGAATGGACCTGGTGGACTCCGCAGGAGATCCTTCGTTTCATGAAAGAGAATGCAGGATCCATTCAGAATACCAAAGTCATGGCACCTGAATCGTTCCAGTATTTGAAAAACATGTCTGACCCGATTCTGAATGATCCTCAGGCACTCGCCAATATGGACATTCTGGGAGCTCATACGTACGGGACACAGTTCAAAGATTTCGCATACCCGCTCTTTAAGCAAAAGGGAGCCGGCAAAGAACTGTGGATGACCGAAGTGTATTACCCGAACAGCGATAACAACTCGTCGGACCGTTGGCCTGAGGCATTGGACGTATCTTACCATATGCATAATGCCATGGTTGAAGGGGATTTCCAGGCTTATGTTTGGTGGTACATTCGGAGACAATATGGCCCAATGAATGAGGATGGAAGCATTAGCAAACGAGGATATAATATGGCCCACTTCTCCAAATTCGTGCGGCCAGGCTATTACCGAGTCGATGCAACCAAAAATCCGGATACCAATACTTTCGTTTCAGCCTATAAAGGCGATAATAAGGCGGTCATTGTGGCGATTAATCGTGGCACCTCGGCTGTAAGCCAAAAATTTGTCCTGCAGAATGGTAACGCTTCCACTGTATCCTCTTGGGTTACGGATAGCAGCCGAAACCTGGCAAGTGGAGCACCGATTACGGTGTCAGGTGGAGCCTTCACAGCACAATTGCCAGCCCAAAGCGTAACAACGTTTGTAGCCAACATTACCGGTGGTAGTGTCACTCCAGGCAGCGGAACCACGTACGAGGCGGAAACGGGCACTACACTTACCGATGCCGTTATCGAGACTCTCTACCCGGGATACACTGGGACCGGATACGTGAACTTTAATGCGTATACAGGTTCGGCCATTCAATGGAATGCCATCAATAACACGATAACAGGTACCAAAAACGTGAAATTTCGTTACGCCCAGGAAAGCGGAACGCGTAATCTCGACATTTTCGTTAACGGAACCAAAGTCATCAGCAACGAACCTTTCCCGGCGACAGGCAGCTGGTCGACCTGGAGTGAAAAAACCATTCAGGTCCCCATGAACGCTGGAACGAATACGATTAAAGTGGTCACAACCGGTACAGAAGGGCCAAATATTGATAACATCAATGTCACTGCAGTCCAATAA